A single genomic interval of Oscillospiraceae bacterium harbors:
- a CDS encoding manganese catalase family protein, protein MFKHEKQLFHPVGIEAPNPQYAALLQEQLGGGNGELKAAMQYMSQSFRIKDQVIKDLFLDIAAEELGHMEMVAQTINLLNGHDVDYQAVGAGEIQSHVILGLNPGLINASGYSWTGDYVTVTGDLCADLLSNIASEQRAKVVYEYLYRQINDKKVRETIDFLLNREEAHNALFREAFNKVQDTGSNQDFGITQASKIYFDLSGPSPKGQFGDTNAAPPSFNNPNA, encoded by the coding sequence ATGTTTAAGCACGAAAAACAGTTATTTCATCCTGTAGGAATAGAGGCGCCTAATCCTCAGTATGCGGCATTACTTCAGGAACAGCTTGGCGGCGGAAACGGAGAGCTCAAAGCAGCGATGCAGTATATGTCTCAAAGCTTTCGTATTAAGGACCAGGTTATAAAGGATTTATTTTTGGATATTGCCGCCGAAGAATTAGGACATATGGAAATGGTAGCGCAGACAATAAATCTTCTAAACGGCCACGATGTAGACTATCAGGCAGTAGGAGCAGGAGAAATTCAAAGCCACGTTATTTTAGGCTTAAATCCGGGACTTATCAATGCCTCAGGTTATTCCTGGACGGGAGATTACGTTACAGTTACAGGCGATTTATGTGCAGATTTACTTTCGAATATTGCTTCAGAACAGCGTGCAAAGGTGGTTTATGAATATCTTTACCGCCAAATCAACGATAAAAAAGTAAGAGAAACTATAGACTTTTTATTAAATAGGGAAGAGGCACATAATGCACTTTTCCGTGAAGCCTTTAATAAAGTGCAGGATACAGGTTCAAACCAAGACTTTGGCATAACACAGGCATCAAAAATATACTTTGATTTGTCAGGTCCTTCTCCAAAAGGACAGTTTGGAGATACCAATGCCGCACCTCCGTCCTTTAATAATCCTAACGCTTAA
- a CDS encoding FAD-dependent oxidoreductase, translating to MDSIWSKRADVPSKPTLDKNINTNVLIIGAGMAGVLCAYKLHKAGVPYAVVEQDKICSKVTQNTTAKITVGHGFIYDKLIYNFGENKAKMYLEANQFALKEYIELCKKLPCDFEEKDSFVYSLDNPQKIEKELKALEKLGYDAQFCKSLPLPFSVAGAVKYSKQAQFNPLKFIAFLAKELNIYENTKVLELRPDGAVTTGGIIKADKIIVATHFPFINKHGSYFLKQYQHRSYVLALKNAPDLNGMYVDENKKGMSFRNFEDLLLIGGGSHRTGKKGGNWQELSEFAKYYYPKAQELCRWATQDCMTLDSVSYIGQYSKNTPNLYVATGFNKWGMTSSMVGAELLKDLVMGKENPYKEVFSPSRSILQPQLAVNAFEAITNLLTPSAKRCPHMGCALKWNKAEHSWDCSCHGSRFSKEGKLLNNPATDDIRKSTDS from the coding sequence ATGGATTCTATTTGGTCTAAAAGGGCAGATGTTCCGTCAAAGCCTACTCTTGATAAAAATATAAATACAAATGTGTTAATTATAGGCGCAGGTATGGCAGGCGTTTTATGCGCCTATAAGCTGCATAAAGCAGGAGTGCCTTATGCGGTAGTGGAACAAGATAAAATTTGCAGTAAGGTTACACAAAATACAACTGCAAAAATTACTGTAGGACACGGTTTTATATACGATAAGCTGATATATAATTTCGGTGAAAACAAGGCGAAAATGTACCTTGAAGCAAATCAATTTGCCCTGAAAGAATATATTGAGCTATGTAAAAAGCTACCGTGCGATTTTGAAGAAAAGGACTCTTTTGTCTATTCTCTTGATAATCCTCAAAAAATTGAAAAAGAGCTTAAGGCTCTTGAGAAATTAGGCTATGATGCTCAGTTTTGTAAAAGTCTTCCTTTACCTTTTTCAGTTGCAGGCGCAGTTAAATATTCAAAGCAGGCACAGTTTAACCCCTTAAAGTTTATAGCTTTTTTAGCAAAAGAATTAAATATATATGAAAATACCAAGGTTCTTGAATTAAGACCTGACGGCGCAGTTACAACAGGCGGTATTATAAAAGCAGATAAGATTATTGTAGCAACTCATTTTCCCTTTATAAATAAACACGGAAGCTATTTTTTGAAGCAGTATCAGCACCGTTCTTATGTTTTAGCATTAAAAAATGCTCCCGATTTGAACGGAATGTATGTAGACGAAAATAAAAAGGGAATGTCCTTTAGAAATTTTGAAGATTTATTATTAATAGGCGGTGGAAGCCACCGAACAGGAAAAAAAGGCGGGAATTGGCAGGAGCTGTCAGAGTTTGCAAAGTATTATTATCCGAAAGCTCAAGAGCTTTGCCGATGGGCAACACAGGACTGTATGACCCTTGACAGCGTTTCTTATATAGGACAGTATTCTAAAAATACACCCAATTTATATGTTGCCACAGGCTTTAATAAATGGGGAATGACATCTTCAATGGTAGGAGCTGAGCTGTTGAAGGATTTAGTTATGGGAAAAGAAAATCCTTACAAAGAGGTTTTCTCTCCTTCAAGAAGCATTTTACAGCCTCAGCTTGCTGTCAATGCCTTTGAAGCAATAACAAATTTACTGACTCCTTCTGCAAAACGCTGTCCCCATATGGGCTGTGCGTTAAAATGGAATAAGGCTGAACATTCGTGGGATTGCTCCTGCCACGGTTCCCGTTTCTCGAAAGAGGGAAAATTGTTGAATAACCCTGCCACAGATGACATAAGAAAAAGCACTGACAGCTAA
- a CDS encoding phosphoribosylaminoimidazolesuccinocarboxamide synthase, translating to MKTLYTGKTKNVLLDEEKGIVNLFFKDDATGENGVFDPGSNTVGGSVSGKGKIGLTISKYFFELMEKNGIPTHYLGADIEQGLMQVRQLTVPKLEFVLRYFTAGSMCRRFTLEEGIVFDPPYTEVTLKDDIQGDPLISERLCIMKGMLKEGQYDEALDILVRVGEVLKNELAPMGLTLIDFKIEVGYDENGKMYIADEITPDIWRVRDENGNIPNQIDCAKMLLEKMGI from the coding sequence ATGAAAACTCTTTACACAGGTAAAACAAAAAACGTTCTTTTAGACGAAGAAAAAGGAATTGTAAATTTATTTTTCAAAGACGATGCAACAGGAGAAAACGGAGTATTTGATCCCGGCTCCAACACCGTTGGCGGAAGCGTTTCCGGTAAAGGAAAAATAGGTCTTACAATTTCAAAATATTTCTTTGAGTTAATGGAGAAAAATGGTATTCCTACTCACTACTTAGGCGCAGATATTGAACAGGGTCTTATGCAGGTTCGTCAGCTTACTGTTCCCAAGCTTGAATTTGTTCTTCGTTATTTTACTGCAGGCAGTATGTGCCGTCGTTTTACTCTTGAAGAAGGTATCGTTTTTGATCCTCCTTACACTGAGGTTACTCTTAAGGACGACATTCAGGGCGATCCTCTTATCAGCGAGCGTCTTTGCATTATGAAGGGTATGCTTAAAGAGGGCCAATATGACGAAGCTTTGGATATTCTTGTTCGTGTCGGCGAGGTTCTCAAAAACGAGCTTGCTCCTATGGGCCTTACTCTTATTGATTTCAAAATCGAAGTCGGCTATGATGAGAACGGCAAAATGTATATTGCTGATGAAATTACTCCTGATATCTGGCGTGTACGCGATGAAAACGGCAACATTCCCAATCAGATTGACTGTGCAAAAATGTTGCTTGAAAAAATGGGTATATAA
- a CDS encoding S-ribosylhomocysteine lyase, whose amino-acid sequence MERITSFTIDHFKLQPGLYVSRVDKYNDCTITTFDMRITAPNKEPVIDMPALHTIEHMAATYLRNSAVKEQIVYFGPMGCRTGCYLVMFGELTPQDIFDTVVDLCDFIISYEGDIPGASPKECGNYSEQNLNMAKFYIEKYKNALVKNKYFTYPV is encoded by the coding sequence ATGGAAAGAATAACAAGCTTTACAATTGACCATTTTAAATTACAGCCCGGCTTATACGTTTCAAGAGTTGACAAATACAACGACTGCACAATAACAACCTTTGATATGAGAATTACAGCTCCCAACAAAGAGCCCGTTATCGATATGCCCGCATTACATACTATTGAACATATGGCAGCTACATATTTAAGAAACAGTGCTGTAAAAGAACAGATTGTATACTTTGGTCCTATGGGCTGCAGAACAGGTTGCTATTTAGTTATGTTTGGAGAATTAACTCCTCAAGATATTTTTGATACAGTTGTTGATTTATGCGATTTTATCATCTCTTATGAAGGCGATATTCCCGGAGCCTCCCCTAAGGAATGTGGAAACTATTCGGAGCAAAATTTGAATATGGCTAAATTTTATATTGAAAAATACAAAAACGCCCTTGTAAAGAACAAATACTTTACATATCCTGTTTGA
- a CDS encoding alanine:cation symporter family protein gives MIEKIISLTNDALYSYVLIILLVLCGIYFTVRTRFAQFRLLGEQFRCVTEKTDKNGVSSFQALMVSTASRVGTGNIIGVATALCLGGFGSVFWMWAIAIIGASSAFVESTLAQIYKKRGKDGCYGGPAYYIEAATKKKGLAITFAIFLVLTYGFGFNMLASYNLQSTFSSYSFYNKASTPWIIGFIIAVLVGYCLIGGGKRIISVTSFLVPIMGAIYIVVALVISIINIKLLPDIFKQIFIGAFDFKAIFGGFSGSCIMLGIKRGLYSNEAGVGSAPNASASADISHPAKQGFVQMLSVFIDTLLICTATAFMCMTSGITPPTSSDQAAAYVQNALSATLGKAGPIFITVAMILFAFTTLLGNLFYVDKTINYLLGKEPSKKFKNICYIIASLLIFIGAGLSADLLWGIADITMGGMTIINIPIIIYLGKYAIRALKDYESKRKENKEISFKAKDIDLPHQTDYWN, from the coding sequence ATGATTGAGAAAATAATTAGCTTAACAAATGATGCACTTTACAGTTATGTGCTGATAATTCTTTTGGTGCTGTGCGGTATTTATTTCACTGTTCGTACACGCTTTGCTCAATTTAGGCTTTTAGGCGAGCAATTCAGATGTGTAACAGAAAAGACAGACAAAAACGGAGTTTCCTCTTTTCAGGCGTTAATGGTATCCACTGCATCCCGTGTTGGCACAGGTAATATTATCGGTGTTGCAACAGCGCTCTGCTTAGGTGGTTTTGGAAGCGTTTTCTGGATGTGGGCTATTGCCATAATCGGTGCGTCCTCCGCTTTTGTTGAAAGCACATTGGCGCAAATCTACAAAAAACGCGGAAAAGACGGTTGCTACGGCGGTCCTGCCTATTATATTGAAGCGGCAACAAAGAAAAAAGGTCTTGCAATAACATTTGCCATATTTTTAGTTTTAACCTATGGCTTTGGCTTTAATATGTTGGCATCGTACAATTTACAGTCAACCTTTTCCTCCTATAGCTTTTATAATAAAGCCTCTACTCCTTGGATAATTGGATTTATAATTGCAGTTCTTGTCGGATATTGTCTTATCGGCGGCGGCAAACGAATAATATCCGTTACAAGCTTTTTAGTGCCTATTATGGGTGCAATTTACATAGTTGTTGCTTTAGTAATATCAATTATAAACATAAAACTATTGCCCGATATTTTCAAGCAGATTTTCATCGGCGCATTTGATTTTAAAGCCATATTCGGCGGCTTCAGCGGTTCTTGTATTATGCTTGGCATAAAGCGTGGATTATATTCAAACGAAGCTGGTGTCGGCTCTGCGCCTAACGCATCGGCCTCTGCTGATATTTCTCACCCCGCAAAGCAAGGCTTTGTTCAGATGCTGTCGGTATTTATTGATACCTTGCTTATATGCACAGCAACAGCGTTTATGTGTATGACTTCGGGTATTACTCCGCCTACAAGCAGTGACCAGGCGGCAGCATATGTGCAAAATGCACTCAGCGCAACTCTTGGTAAAGCAGGCCCTATATTTATAACTGTAGCGATGATATTATTTGCTTTTACTACTTTACTCGGCAATCTTTTTTATGTTGACAAAACTATTAACTATTTACTTGGCAAAGAGCCTTCCAAAAAATTTAAAAATATTTGCTATATTATAGCTTCATTACTTATTTTTATAGGCGCAGGTCTCAGTGCCGATTTACTTTGGGGAATTGCAGATATTACAATGGGTGGTATGACAATTATCAATATACCCATAATAATATACCTTGGCAAATATGCTATACGTGCTTTAAAGGATTATGAAAGCAAGCGAAAAGAAAATAAAGAGATAAGCTTTAAAGCAAAGGACATTGATTTACCGCACCAAACTGATTATTGGAATTAA
- a CDS encoding SDR family NAD(P)-dependent oxidoreductase, with protein sequence MAKSVCVITGGGSGMGLAAAKCMPKDKIIVVTGRTLSKLEGAVKELEALGYEAYAKTCDTSIREQVRALAEYAASLGEIKNVINSAGLSPAMADPEKLIRVNALGTVYVNEEFSKLMSEGSVIVDISSNSAYILPNFLANKKVFALADKNESLFVKKILSLPNKLKGYKASGLAYGLSKKFVIWYAAKSAFELGAKGIRVCSLSPGLIATDMGNLEAEEGGSLLKTTAEKRMGKPEELGFAIASVADERNGYLAGVDVLVDGGSVMGKAFVK encoded by the coding sequence ATGGCAAAAAGTGTATGTGTAATTACAGGTGGCGGCAGCGGTATGGGTCTTGCGGCTGCGAAATGTATGCCTAAGGACAAGATTATTGTTGTTACCGGAAGAACGCTGTCAAAGCTTGAAGGTGCGGTAAAGGAATTGGAAGCATTGGGATATGAGGCATATGCCAAAACCTGCGATACTTCTATCCGTGAACAAGTCAGAGCGCTGGCAGAATATGCGGCAAGCCTTGGCGAAATAAAGAATGTTATCAATTCAGCAGGTCTTTCTCCTGCAATGGCTGATCCTGAAAAGCTTATTCGAGTAAATGCACTTGGTACTGTATACGTCAACGAAGAATTTTCTAAGCTTATGAGTGAAGGAAGCGTTATTGTTGATATTTCCTCCAATTCTGCTTACATTCTCCCCAATTTTCTTGCAAATAAAAAGGTATTTGCATTGGCAGATAAAAACGAATCTCTATTTGTAAAGAAAATTCTTTCTCTTCCCAATAAGCTAAAAGGCTATAAGGCATCTGGTCTTGCTTACGGTCTTTCCAAAAAATTTGTTATTTGGTATGCGGCAAAATCTGCTTTTGAGCTTGGTGCTAAGGGGATTCGTGTGTGTTCGCTCAGTCCCGGACTTATTGCTACCGATATGGGAAACCTTGAGGCAGAAGAAGGCGGTTCACTATTAAAAACTACCGCCGAAAAACGTATGGGCAAGCCTGAAGAGCTTGGTTTTGCAATTGCAAGTGTTGCAGACGAAAGAAACGGTTATTTGGCAGGTGTTGACGTGCTTGTTGACGGCGGAAGCGTTATGGGTAAAGCTTTTGTTAAATAA
- a CDS encoding DUF4097 domain-containing protein, with protein sequence MSKTKIWLITAAFLVLVGSIIFGSVMTVLKWDFTKLSTNKYENNNYEITEDFNGISLKTGTADITFVISGDSKCSVECYEQTNAPHSVTVKDNALVIEAIDSRKWYEYIGINFDTPKIKVNLPKTEYTTLFIKESTGDIEIPKSFKFEDVDISLSTGDVSFFASSSKLIKIKTSTGKIHIENISAGALELSASTGGITLSDVMCEGNVNIKVSTGKTDLTDIKCKNLTSNASTGKIFLNNVIAAEKFSIKRSTGNVKFEKCDASEIFVETDTGNVVGSLLTDKVFITHTDTGSIKVPNSITGGRCEITTDTGNIEIDINS encoded by the coding sequence ATGAGTAAAACAAAGATATGGCTTATTACAGCCGCTTTTCTTGTATTGGTCGGAAGTATAATTTTCGGAAGTGTGATGACAGTGCTTAAATGGGATTTTACAAAATTGTCAACCAATAAATACGAAAATAATAATTATGAAATAACCGAAGATTTCAACGGTATATCACTCAAAACAGGCACTGCTGACATTACCTTTGTTATTTCAGGAGACTCTAAATGTTCAGTTGAGTGTTACGAGCAAACAAACGCCCCTCATTCAGTTACGGTAAAAGATAATGCCCTTGTAATTGAAGCTATTGATTCAAGAAAATGGTATGAGTATATCGGTATAAATTTTGATACGCCTAAGATAAAAGTTAATCTTCCCAAAACCGAATATACTACTCTCTTTATAAAAGAAAGCACCGGAGATATTGAAATACCGAAGTCTTTTAAGTTTGAGGATGTTGATATTTCCTTAAGCACAGGTGATGTTAGTTTTTTTGCCTCCTCTTCAAAGCTTATTAAAATAAAAACAAGCACAGGAAAAATCCATATTGAAAATATTTCTGCAGGTGCTCTTGAGCTTTCTGCTTCAACGGGTGGAATTACTCTTTCCGATGTAATGTGCGAAGGTAATGTCAATATCAAGGTTTCCACCGGAAAAACCGATTTGACCGATATCAAGTGTAAAAATCTCACATCAAACGCAAGCACCGGAAAAATATTTTTAAATAATGTTATTGCCGCAGAAAAATTCTCAATTAAAAGAAGTACGGGAAATGTAAAATTTGAAAAATGCGATGCCTCCGAAATTTTTGTTGAAACCGATACAGGTAATGTTGTTGGCAGCTTGCTTACAGATAAGGTTTTTATTACACATACTGACACAGGCAGCATAAAAGTTCCTAATTCAATTACCGGAGGCAGATGTGAAATTACCACTGATACTGGAAATATAGAAATTGACATAAATTCTTGA
- a CDS encoding DUF1700 domain-containing protein, translated as MTLMNKQEFLLQLGKGLSGLPQEDIEGHLHFYSEMIDDRMEEGFSEEDAVLAIGSIDEIVAQLIADIPFTKIENEKIKPKRKLKVWEIVLLALGSPIWISLLIAAAAVILSLYVTLWSVIASLWAVFVSFIACAIGGLIIGTGFAFANNKLTGIAIIGAGIVLTGLSIFMFYGCKFTTKGILLLTKKLIFSVKSCFINREETQ; from the coding sequence ATGACCTTAATGAATAAACAAGAGTTTCTTTTGCAGTTAGGCAAAGGGTTGTCAGGCTTACCGCAAGAAGATATTGAGGGGCATTTGCATTTTTACAGTGAAATGATAGATGACCGAATGGAAGAAGGCTTTTCGGAAGAGGATGCAGTTTTAGCAATAGGTTCTATTGATGAAATCGTTGCACAGTTAATAGCAGATATTCCTTTTACAAAAATTGAAAATGAAAAAATAAAACCTAAAAGAAAACTAAAAGTGTGGGAAATCGTGCTTTTGGCGCTTGGCTCTCCGATATGGATTTCTCTTCTTATTGCCGCCGCTGCCGTAATTCTTTCCCTTTATGTTACGTTATGGTCTGTGATAGCTTCATTGTGGGCAGTTTTTGTTTCGTTTATTGCTTGTGCTATCGGTGGTCTTATAATCGGAACTGGCTTTGCTTTTGCAAATAACAAGCTTACAGGAATTGCTATAATTGGTGCAGGAATTGTCCTGACAGGACTTTCAATTTTTATGTTCTACGGATGTAAATTTACAACAAAAGGTATTTTGTTACTTACAAAGAAGCTTATTTTTAGTGTTAAAAGCTGTTTTATAAACAGGGAGGAAACACAATGA
- a CDS encoding PadR family transcriptional regulator has translation MDIQLKRGLLDVCVLAAIKNEASYGYKIIKDMKPYIELSESTLYTILKRLETANMLTVRTTEHAGRLRKYYHITDDGLKRIEDFKADWQEILSIYRFVTKEDDLNE, from the coding sequence ATGGATATTCAGTTAAAACGAGGGCTATTAGATGTATGTGTATTAGCTGCCATTAAGAATGAGGCTTCATACGGCTACAAAATTATTAAAGATATGAAACCCTATATTGAGCTGTCCGAATCGACCTTATATACCATTCTGAAACGCTTAGAAACTGCAAATATGCTGACTGTTCGCACTACTGAACACGCTGGCAGACTGAGAAAATATTATCATATTACCGATGACGGACTTAAGCGTATTGAGGATTTCAAGGCTGATTGGCAAGAAATTCTGTCTATATACCGATTTGTAACAAAGGAGGATGACCTTAATGAATAA
- a CDS encoding cell filamentation protein Fic, with protein MFSKYDVYTTTQSIYCYPDTNVLKNKLNIRDNKLLKTAEEEITLIKQMELLKNPIKGNFSKSHLMNIHKFIFEDIYLFAGKIRQEQISKADTMFYPPNLINRELDKVFLKIKEQNMLNEKEEEKIFDNLAYVMAELNIIHPFREGNGRTIREFIRLLAKRLNYDLNWGNVDKEDLLEASITSIDNYKVLVSILKVCIE; from the coding sequence ATGTTTTCGAAATATGATGTTTATACCACTACGCAATCCATTTACTGTTATCCTGATACAAATGTATTAAAAAACAAATTAAATATAAGAGATAACAAGCTTCTCAAAACCGCTGAAGAAGAAATTACTTTGATTAAGCAAATGGAGCTTTTGAAAAATCCGATTAAAGGTAATTTTTCTAAATCGCATCTTATGAATATTCACAAGTTTATTTTTGAGGATATTTACTTGTTTGCCGGAAAAATCAGACAGGAGCAAATAAGTAAGGCAGATACTATGTTCTATCCGCCAAATCTGATAAACAGAGAATTAGATAAAGTTTTTTTAAAAATAAAAGAGCAGAATATGTTAAACGAAAAAGAAGAAGAAAAAATCTTTGATAATTTGGCTTATGTAATGGCAGAGCTGAATATAATTCATCCTTTTCGAGAAGGAAATGGACGTACAATACGTGAATTTATTCGTTTGTTAGCAAAAAGATTGAATTATGATCTAAATTGGGGGAATGTAGATAAAGAAGACCTTTTGGAAGCATCAATCACATCTATAGATAATTATAAGGTATTAGTAAGTATACTGAAAGTTTGCATAGAATAA